A part of Indicator indicator isolate 239-I01 chromosome 15, UM_Iind_1.1, whole genome shotgun sequence genomic DNA contains:
- the FAM3D gene encoding protein FAM3D, with protein MMRVTSVIRYVTLFLTLLGTWYLTQMYFDQSWKAISLRSWLGEALEGLQIEPQPRHKCGNQKSCPQNYFAFKIISGAANVVGPSICFNDMILMSSVKNNIGRGLNIALVNGTNGQLLKTDTFDMYSGDISKLDTFLQKIERGTIVLTASYDDAATKMNDKVRAHFTELGSSHISKLGFRDNWVFLGAKGLKNKSPFEEHIKNDAKTNKYDGWPELLEMEGCAPRKMD; from the exons ATGATGCGGGTGACAA GCGTGATCCGGTACGTGACTCTGTTCCTCACGCTGCTGGGCACATGGTACCTCACACAGATGTACTTCGATCAGAGCTGGAAAGCCATCAGCCTGCGAAGCTGGCtcggtgaggcactggaagggcTCCAAATTG AGCCA cagcccaggcacaAGTGTGGGAACCAGAAAAGCTGCCCCCAGAACTATTttgccttcaagatcatcagcGGTGCTGCAAACGTGGTGGGACCCTCCATCTGCTTCAATGACATGAT CCTCATGAGCAGTGTGAAAAACAACATTGGCAGAGGCCTGAACATTGCACTGGTGAATG GAACGAACGGACAGCTCCTGAAAACTGACACATTTGACATGTACTCTGGAG ACATTAGCAAACTGGATACCTTCCTCCAGAAGATCGAGCGCGGCACCATCGTGCTGACAGCCAGCTATGATGATGCTGCCACAAA GATGAATGACAAAGTAAGGGCACATTTTacggagctgggcagcagccacaTAAGCAAACTGGGCTTCCGGGACAACTGGGTCTTCTTGGGAGCAAAAGGGCTGAAGAACAAGAGCCCCTTTGAAGAG cacATCAAAAATGATGCGAAGACAAATAAATATGATGGCTggcctgagctgctggagatggagGGCTGTGCCCCCAGGAAGATGGATTAG